The Flaviramulus sp. BrNp1-15 genome includes the window TATTAAAGTAAATAAAGTGAAAAACTTTTGGTACTTACTTAGAGTAAATACTTTAACTGCTTTCATCATTTTAATAATTTCTTCTACTATAAATTGGGATAGTAACATTACGTTTTACAATCTTAATTTCGCCAAGTCTATAGATTTTAAATATCTAATAGAGCTATCAAACAACAACACTTTTATTCTTAAGGATTACATAGATAAAAATGAATTAAATATTGAAGATGAGTTATTAGTTGAAAGAAAATATAAAACGTATATAAATCAATTAGCAGATGAAAACTGGCAAGAAATAAATATTGATAGCTTTAAAATAAACAAAGATTAACATAATGAATGTTCCTAAAAATATCATGAAATCAACCTTATTAGCTACTATAATTTTTTGGCTAATCATATTTACTGAGAATTTTGAAAGCGACATGATTCCTTTCATTCTTCTTTCGATTATTCCTATTTCTATTTGTTGTGCAATAACAATAACAACAACAATTGTTCCTTTTTTCTGGTTACAAAATGAAGGCACAAGCAATAGCAAGATTTTTAAAACATACTTTCCTTTTTATGCTATAGTCAGTTTTGGGTTATGCTTCTATGGAGCATTGGAAAGTCTATTTACTATAAGTTTTTTTGCTTCTGCATTTTTTACAACTATGCAATCGTGGGTTTGGTTTGGGAGAGAAAAAACAACTAATTAAATTCAAGAAAATGAAATACATAAAAAAAATAGTTTTGCTAACCTTATTCATTTTAACTTATGTTTTAATAATAAACCTTTGGATAACCATAAAAACCAAAGACTTTATTTATGATTCTGTATTAGATATTCCAAAAAACAAAGTTGGTCTTGTTTTAGGCGCAGGCAAAATAACATCAAACGGTAATATAAATTTATACTACAAATACCGAGTTGAAGCAGCAGTTAATCTATACAAATTTGGGAAAATAGAGTTCATTTTAATTAGTGGAGATAACAGTAGAATAGATTATGACGAACCTACAACGTTTAAAAATGACTTAATAAAAAGAGGTATTCCTGCTAATAAAATATATTTAGACTATGCTGGTTTTAGAACATTAGATTCGATTATAAGAGCAAAAAAAATCTTTGGATTAAATTCAGTAACAATTATATCACAAAAATTTCATAATGAACGTGCACTATATCTAGCAAAACATTTTGAGATTGATGCTATAGCTTTCAATGCAAATGATATTAAAGGAAGGTATGGTCTAAAAACGAATTTAAGAGAATATTTAGCAAAAACTAAAGCATCAATTGATATTCTATTTAATGTTAAACCTAAATTTTTAGGTAAAAAAATAGATATTATATGAATCTAAAATTCAACAAAACATATTTAATAATTATCATACTACTTTTTATAACCGAAGTACTAATTGCCGTTTATTTAAAAAGTGGCTTTATACGCCATACGTTTGGCGATTATTTAGCAGTTATTCTGGTTTATAGTTTTATAAAAAGTTTTATTAAAGGCAATCATTTTAAAATTGCAATTTCAGTTTTGGTATTCGCTTTTTTTATTGAGTTTTTACAACTCGTAAATATTCTGGAAATACTTCATCTTCAAAATAACCATTTAATAAAAATTATAATAGGCAGTACATTTCATATCTCAGATTTAGTGGCTTATACCTTTGGTATTATAACTGTACTAATTACAGAATTTAAAATCTATAAACTATGGATTACATAAAACAACTTCTTTTTAGCCGTTTTAAAACTTATGCATTAGTTAGCATATCAATGCTTTTAAGTATTGTTTTACTTATGGTTAGAATGAAACTTACACATTCCTTTTACTTCTTGTTTTTGGTTTGGAATTTGTTTTTAGCAGTCATTCCTTTTGCAATTACAAGCTATTTAGTGAGTCTTCCCAAGCTCAATAAAATAGGTTTTGTATTATGTTTTAGTGTTTGGCTGCTTTTTTTACCAAATGCGCCATACATTGTTACAGATTTAATTAATTTAAGATTAAACTATGGCTATTACATATGGTTAGATGTTTTATTGGTGAGCTCATTTGCTTTAAACGGACTGCTACTCTTCTTCCTATCTTTAATAGATACGAAACTTCTTTTACAGGATTACTTTAAAAAGTCAATTACTAATTATATTATAACATTTATTCTGTTTTTATCTGGCTTTGGAGTGTATTTGGGTCGGTTTTTACGTTACAATTCTTGGGAAATATTAAGCAATCCAAAGCTGCTATTAATAGATATATTGAATATTGCTATACAACCTAACACAAATAAAGAAGCTTGGTTATTTACTATATTGTTTGGTACTTTTTTATACATTGGTTTTTGGGTGTTTAAAAATTTGAATTATAACATATGAAAACTAAAAACACAATTTACTATATCATTGTTTTATCATTGATTGTTTTTGGAAAAACAGCACATATATATGCAACAAATAATTCGCTTATATTTATTTTAAAACCTTTAAGCAATATAGTTTCATTTATTACAGATACAGATTTTATTTATTCCAATACAAATGGTTTCTATTTTGAAGTATTAAACATCACAATTGACAAATCGTGTTCAGGTATTAATTTTTGGCTTATCAGCTTTGTTGTTTTTATCAATTTACTATTAAATATTTGTAAATCAACTTTTCAAAAAACTATACTATTCCCTCTTATTTTATTAATGACTTTTATATTAACTCTTTTTGCAAATACATCGCGAATACTAATATCAATATTTATAGAAAAACAAACCAAATTCAACTATTCTTGGCTACATCAAGCAGAAGGTGTTTTCATCTATTTATTTTTTTTAATTCTCACATACACTATCATTAATCACTTACTATCTAAATACAACATTTACGATGAAAAACTTACTTAACCCAAAATGGCTTTTAATTATAAACACTTTACCTATAGCAATACTATTCTTATTGTTTTTAAGTGACTATAATATTATTAAGACACTATTAACAGAAGATAATTTAACCTATTGGAAAGGATTCGGATTTGCATTATTTGTTTTAGCTAGTTCAAATTTAATCTATACACTTGTTTGTATAGGTAGAAAAAAGAACATTTCTATATACTATGGATTTATAAGTTTAACCTTATACATTATATTTATTTACCAGTACAATGTTCATTCTAATTCTATTTTACCTTGGAGCATTCCAAGATGGATGCTATCGGGTGATTTATTACTTTATGTTGGCACATTTTTAATGCCAACGCTAGCGCATGCATTGTTTATTATAGTTATAAGATTAACGTCAACAAAAAAAGATTATAAAGCATGGCATAATCTTTTACTTTCTTTAGCAGTACCTTTAGTTTGGTATTTTTTCTTTCAAGTTATTCTTCCGTTTTGGAGAATAGTGGACTCTGGTTTTGGTGAACATACATTTATTATTTTAATGATTATTGGTGTAATCATTTTCCTGTTTTTTTTAATTAGAAGTATTTATATTTTGTCTATAAAAAAAGGAGGAAAATGGAAAAAATATCAACTAGTATGGAAAATTCCAATTGCTATTCTATTTCCATTATTAGGTCTTTTAGTAAATACAGGTTTTTTAATTGATGGTTTTGCTAATGAAAACTCTGGTGTTTTTGGAGATTTTAATTCTTACTGGTTTTATATAATTGCTTTAGTAAATGGTATTTTAATATGTTTACCAAATACAAAAAACAAAACTTATAGACTTGCTTTATTTATTGGTCGCAGTATTACATTAACCTTTACCTTATACTTTTTTATTGTTTTTTTACCTTTTTTACCTCTTTCCGTTATTGCAGTTATTGCCATTGGTGTTGGATTTTTAATGCTAACACCTTTAGTTCTTTTTATTATTCATATACAAGAATTGGTTTCTGATTATTCATTTTTAAAACAGCATTTTTCAAAACTTTTACTTATTACTATTTCATTAATTGGTTTTTTTATAATTCCAATAAGCTTATCCCTTTCCTATCATCAAGACAAACTTGTTTTACATAAAACTTTAGACTACATCTATAGTCCAAACTATTCTAAAGATTACAATATTGATAAAAAATCTTTAAAGAAAACATTGAATACTGTAAGGAAGCATAAAGTACGTAGAAACGATTTTTTATCAGGAAATCAAACTCCTTACCTTTCACCTCTTTTTAATTGGATTGTTTTAGACAACTTAACATTATCTGATTCTAAAATAAATATGATAGAACAGATCTTTTTTAATGCTGAATCTTTAAATATTCAATCAGAAAACATAAGAAATAATGGTGTTAATATATCTAACATAACATCAACAAGCATCTATAATCAAGTTGAAAACAATTGGACAAGCTGGATTAACATAGAAATAACAAACACTAATAGTAATAACTTCAATTCAGAATATGCAACAACTATAGATTTACCAAATGGATGTTGGATTAATGACTATTACCTTTATGTTGGTGACAAAAAAGAAATGGGAATTTTAGCTGAAAAAAAATCTGCAATGTGGGTGTTTTCACAAATTAGAAATGAGAATAAAGACCCTGGCTTATTATATTATTTAACAGGAAATAAAGTATCATTTAGAGTATTCCCATTTGCTGAAAAAGAAGTTAGAAAAACTGGAATTCAATTTATTCATAAAGAACCTATAACAATTAATATTGACAACCATGAAGTAGCTTTAGGAGATTCAACAAAAACAGAAGTAAATTATTCTTCACAAAACCAACATGTAGCTTATGTTTCTTCATTAGAAAAAAAATCATTAAAAAAAGTATCAAGAAACCCATACTATCATTTTATTATTGATATTTCAGCTAAAAAAGAAAATTTAATAGACCGTTATGCAAAAACAATTAATCAATTCTTAGAGAAGAATCCATTAAAAACTAATCATAAAATAAGCTTTACTAACTCATATTCAAAGTCTATTGAATATAATGAAGACTGGGAAGTTAATTTTAATAAACAAACTTTCGAAGGTGGATTTTATCTGGAACGAGCTATAAAGAAAATTTATTTTGAAGCTTATAAAACTATAACTGATTCATATCCTATAATTATTGTAGTTACAGATAATATGCTTAATTCAATAATCTCTAAAGACTTTAAAGATTTCAAAATAGCTTTCCCAGAAAGTAATCTCTTTTACCACTTAAACACACTAGGTCATATAGCATCTCATGATTTAACCAATAATCCCAAAGAGTCTACTAATGATAATATTTCAGTTACATTAAACCATTCGGTTTTAACATGGCCAAATTCAACGAACTCATTAGCTTATTTAGCAAATAACAAACAATCGGATATTATTTTAAAGTCTACAATTTTTAAAATAGATGAAAATGAAATAAAAAAGAGTAGTTGGAATTCTGGATTACTAATACAAGGTAAATGGTTATCTCACATATTACATCCAGAAAGATCAGAAAATGAATGGAACAAACAAGTAAAGTATAGTTTTATAGCCAATATAATGTCACCTCTTACTTCTTATATTGTAGTTGAAAATGAAGCACAAAAAGCCATATTAAAAAAGAAACAAGAAGAAGTGCTTTCTGGAAAAAAGTCTTTGGACTTAAATGAAGAAACTCAACGTATGTCTGAGCCTAGATTAATTTTTTTATTTGTATTATTTGGAATATTTCTACTATTAAAGCAAAAACGTTTGAAACTATTTCAAAATTAAATACCATCGACATAACCTTGTAAATAAGCAAAACGCTCAGTTAGTTTGCCTTTCTCGGTAATTTTGGCGCGTTGCAAAACCCCTTCGGCGTCGTTATTAAAAAATGCTGGAATAACATGCTCTAAAAACATCTCACCAAAACCTTCGCTGGCATCTTTTGGTAATTCGCATGGTAAATTATCTACTGCCATAACAGTTATAGCATTTTCATCATTAAAATCAACTTCATTTTCTGTTTGAGGATTATAACCATAAAACGGTTCTGCAATTGTTGATGCTCGTAATGTTGAAGCAACTGGACCATCAATATCACAAGAGATATCTGCTACCAAATTAATATTAAAGTTTGACGATTTTGCATCTTCTCTGGTAAACAAATACGGTGCTCCTGTGCCATAAAAATGTCCGGCAATGAAAAAGTCTGTTTCTTTAGCATAGGGCATAAAGTTACTTTCGTAGCCTGATGGATCTTTGTAAAACTCTGTAGTATTACCCACTTTACCATCTTTTCTTTTTGCATACTCCATAACATCTACCAAACAATATACAGGCTCTGTAAATTTAGATGTTAAATATAAAGCATCACTTACTTCTTTCACACCTAAATGATCTAAGATTTCTTTTGCACCTCTAGCCACTTTACCTGTTCCAGAAAGTAGTATTTTAATATTTGGTAAGGTTATTTTATCTAACTCTGCTTTTACCTCATCTAAATCTGCCAATGTTTCTACTTTTGGCAAACTGAATAAATTATCGCGTAAACCTAATGCTCTAAAACCATTATAAGCACCTACCAATCCTGCATAACGTCCAAAACCTATTAAACGAAATCCGTTACTACCAACAATGGTTTCATGGTCGTATAACTCAATTTTTTTCTCTAAAATGGCTTTTAGTAACTTTCTATTATAAGGTTGTTTTTTTATGGTATGCGAAAAGAAAAAGTATTTTTTATTTGGTACTAAGGCTTCTATTGGAACTTCTTTCACACCTATCATCACATCACAATCTGACACATCGTCTGTCACTTCAAATCCTAATTTTTGATACGCTGAATCTGGAAATACGCGAATACTTGAAGATTCTACAATAAATTCAGCATCTGGAAATTGAGCCTTTGCCTCAGCCAGTTTTTCTGGCGAAAAGACTACACGTCTATCTGGTGGGTTTTTACGTTCTTTTATTATAGCGAATTTAATCTTCATTTGATAATTGTTTACTGACACCAAAAATATTTGGTACAAATTTTGCTCTAAAATAATTGGATTTGCAAGGGTATACAAACTTTT containing:
- a CDS encoding DUF1361 domain-containing protein, whose translation is MDYIKQLLFSRFKTYALVSISMLLSIVLLMVRMKLTHSFYFLFLVWNLFLAVIPFAITSYLVSLPKLNKIGFVLCFSVWLLFLPNAPYIVTDLINLRLNYGYYIWLDVLLVSSFALNGLLLFFLSLIDTKLLLQDYFKKSITNYIITFILFLSGFGVYLGRFLRYNSWEILSNPKLLLIDILNIAIQPNTNKEAWLFTILFGTFLYIGFWVFKNLNYNI
- a CDS encoding NAD(P)-dependent oxidoreductase, with the protein product MKFAIIKERKNPPDRRVVFSPEKLAEAKAQFPDAEFIVESSSIRVFPDSAYQKLGFEVTDDVSDCDVMIGVKEVPIEALVPNKKYFFFSHTIKKQPYNRKLLKAILEKKIELYDHETIVGSNGFRLIGFGRYAGLVGAYNGFRALGLRDNLFSLPKVETLADLDEVKAELDKITLPNIKILLSGTGKVARGAKEILDHLGVKEVSDALYLTSKFTEPVYCLVDVMEYAKRKDGKVGNTTEFYKDPSGYESNFMPYAKETDFFIAGHFYGTGAPYLFTREDAKSSNFNINLVADISCDIDGPVASTLRASTIAEPFYGYNPQTENEVDFNDENAITVMAVDNLPCELPKDASEGFGEMFLEHVIPAFFNNDAEGVLQRAKITEKGKLTERFAYLQGYVDGI
- the xrtK gene encoding exosortase K yields the protein MKTKNTIYYIIVLSLIVFGKTAHIYATNNSLIFILKPLSNIVSFITDTDFIYSNTNGFYFEVLNITIDKSCSGINFWLISFVVFINLLLNICKSTFQKTILFPLILLMTFILTLFANTSRILISIFIEKQTKFNYSWLHQAEGVFIYLFFLILTYTIINHLLSKYNIYDEKLT
- a CDS encoding DUF2809 domain-containing protein, with protein sequence MNLKFNKTYLIIIILLFITEVLIAVYLKSGFIRHTFGDYLAVILVYSFIKSFIKGNHFKIAISVLVFAFFIEFLQLVNILEILHLQNNHLIKIIIGSTFHISDLVAYTFGIITVLITEFKIYKLWIT
- a CDS encoding vancomycin high temperature exclusion protein, which codes for MKYIKKIVLLTLFILTYVLIINLWITIKTKDFIYDSVLDIPKNKVGLVLGAGKITSNGNINLYYKYRVEAAVNLYKFGKIEFILISGDNSRIDYDEPTTFKNDLIKRGIPANKIYLDYAGFRTLDSIIRAKKIFGLNSVTIISQKFHNERALYLAKHFEIDAIAFNANDIKGRYGLKTNLREYLAKTKASIDILFNVKPKFLGKKIDII
- a CDS encoding MSEP-CTERM sorting domain-containing protein produces the protein MKNLLNPKWLLIINTLPIAILFLLFLSDYNIIKTLLTEDNLTYWKGFGFALFVLASSNLIYTLVCIGRKKNISIYYGFISLTLYIIFIYQYNVHSNSILPWSIPRWMLSGDLLLYVGTFLMPTLAHALFIIVIRLTSTKKDYKAWHNLLLSLAVPLVWYFFFQVILPFWRIVDSGFGEHTFIILMIIGVIIFLFFLIRSIYILSIKKGGKWKKYQLVWKIPIAILFPLLGLLVNTGFLIDGFANENSGVFGDFNSYWFYIIALVNGILICLPNTKNKTYRLALFIGRSITLTFTLYFFIVFLPFLPLSVIAVIAIGVGFLMLTPLVLFIIHIQELVSDYSFLKQHFSKLLLITISLIGFFIIPISLSLSYHQDKLVLHKTLDYIYSPNYSKDYNIDKKSLKKTLNTVRKHKVRRNDFLSGNQTPYLSPLFNWIVLDNLTLSDSKINMIEQIFFNAESLNIQSENIRNNGVNISNITSTSIYNQVENNWTSWINIEITNTNSNNFNSEYATTIDLPNGCWINDYYLYVGDKKEMGILAEKKSAMWVFSQIRNENKDPGLLYYLTGNKVSFRVFPFAEKEVRKTGIQFIHKEPITINIDNHEVALGDSTKTEVNYSSQNQHVAYVSSLEKKSLKKVSRNPYYHFIIDISAKKENLIDRYAKTINQFLEKNPLKTNHKISFTNSYSKSIEYNEDWEVNFNKQTFEGGFYLERAIKKIYFEAYKTITDSYPIIIVVTDNMLNSIISKDFKDFKIAFPESNLFYHLNTLGHIASHDLTNNPKESTNDNISVTLNHSVLTWPNSTNSLAYLANNKQSDIILKSTIFKIDENEIKKSSWNSGLLIQGKWLSHILHPERSENEWNKQVKYSFIANIMSPLTSYIVVENEAQKAILKKKQEEVLSGKKSLDLNEETQRMSEPRLIFLFVLFGIFLLLKQKRLKLFQN